The Paralichthys olivaceus isolate ysfri-2021 chromosome 2, ASM2471397v2, whole genome shotgun sequence genomic interval TCCACTTTATATCACACTGAATCTATTCACTGCATTTTATTGAGACTGTATAAGTGAACTTCCTGTTCTAAtcctttgttttcctgcagtagaactttcacatgttgttgtttttgtgtgtttagttGCACTGTGACACTTTGTTCTCTGCACGTAGCTGCAGACTGATCGCTCTGCTCCTCAAAGATAAAACCTTGAAGACGTCTGTGGTCGAGCTCTAAGATAACCTCATCCCCTGCCTTCAAGATTAATTTTCAGCTTTGTGTAACTTTAATATCAAAAGTTGAACCTTCCAGATCTATGTAATAATACAGTTTTGACCTCTGTGTGATGCATTTAAGTCTGTTAGGAAAACAGAGGTTTATTATGTACGTTTGGTCGAGCGGATTTCCGTCCAGCGCAGCGCTCGGCCTCTCTGTGCCTGAAGTGTATCTGTGCTGATGTGAGAAGCCAACAAAGCCTCCATTGTGAGGGTTTGTTACAGACTCCGTGAGAAAGCAGAGATGTTCTCTAAGTACGGTATCGATGTCGAGCTTCGTCACCGAGCTGCTCGCTCCGTCTGTGGGAAACATGCACAGCCTGTGTTCTTCAGGAGCCTCAACACAGATGCTTCTCACATTTACCTCCATGTTCACACTTTCCTAACACCCAGTAATTTACTGTCACTGCTAAAGTATTAACACGCACGGAAAGGTCACGTAAAATGGTTCATTCTGGCTCCTGATCCTGAGATCATGATGGATTCAGTAGAGAATCAACAGTTTGTATCTTCAATAGTTTAATTGTGTCCAAATGATCCTGATGGACTTGGTGCAGAATGGGACAGTTGGGCCTTAGAGGAggtctttcactctttcacttgAATGTTTCAGCAGTTTAAGCATCAggacttttttaattttgttgtacTCTATCCTGAACTAAAGCCGAGGTCATGCGGGGAAGGTTCAGACTCTGATTGTGTCGCTGCACGTTTCAGGAGTCGTACGTCTGCTGCATAATTCAAATCAGGAGCTTTAAAAACTGCTCCACTGTTTGTATGAATGTGGACTCAGGTGATTTCTTCTTGTTAAGCTGCGGCTCAGTGACAGAAACTGTGAGTGACAGACAGTCAGACGTTAAAatcgactgtgtgtgttttatcatgtCTGTACGGTGACAGCAGAGGTTGTTCCTCCGTACGATACACTGGTGTAAATGtttctctgtggttttctctGACGGATCGACACGACCGCAACCTGTCAGGTTGGTTTTCTCCCAAAGAAAGTGAAGGGAACACTTGATCAACAATTTAACAGCTGGGTCTAAACTTAGAGGCAGCGTGAATAAATACCTGTTTTCAGTATTAATtaagaaacaacacaaaaccacaaattAGAAATAGTTTAAATGTCTTGTCTGTCGTGTGTGAAGGATTGTTCAGCCCTGGCAGGAGGATACGCTCTCCTGAGTTACATTCCAGTTAATAATTAATGAGCAGAACAGATACTTTGAATTAGCTGCAGATCATGTTCGAGCTTAAAAGTGATAGTGAAGGATTATAATGAAAACGTAGACGCAGTTTAAGAAGTTTCTTCAAACTGCAAAACTAACTTGGTCAATGTCAATTAAATACGTTTAAAAACCCTGACTGCATTCAAAGTTGAGCTTTTCTTTCAACATTTAGTTTGTAGTAAAAAACTATTTATGATTTCTTTGTGGAAGCTTCATACATTCTTCAAAATATTATTACATCAATATTCAACTATATCGATTAATGGACTATTTCCTCGCTCGTCCTTTACCTTGTCGATGAAGCTTGCGAAGCGGTTGTTGAGGCTCTTGATCTGCTCCTTCTCGTGGGCTCGGCTCATCGACAGGCTGGGGTCGATCTCCAGGTTGAGGGGGGCCAGCAGGCTCTTGTTGACCGACAGGGACGCCAGGGGGGCACCCAGGCCGTGGTGATGCCCGTTGGCGCCCGTGTacagagagctgctgctcagGGAGACGCCGGTGAAGCCCCCCTGACCTGGACCGTAGCCGCTCAGCCTCCTGGACGcactgctgctcctcacagagctgctggagctgattCTCTTGGTACGACTCAGACTCATGGTGGCGAGAGGTGGAGGGATGCAAAGTGATGAAAAGACGAAGAGTAAAGAGCGAAGACCTGCGGGAAACAGACTGAGCTGAGCAGAAATGACTgagtgagaggagcagagggaaacaGGTGAGTGTCTGACCACAGAGACGGTCTCAGGTGTCTCACGGCCTTTTAAACGTCCCCAGGGTGGgttcagaggaggaaagaaactgGAGCACAGGGGAGCTGTGGTGTCACATATCCAGGTGagtggaggtgggggtgggggggtgataGTGGACAATCTCtctttgataaaataaaatcatcatttaCCTTTACCCCCTCCCTACACCATGAAACTCCAAACCTGTAAATTCACCTTGTGGAACAATCTGAAccttgaataataaataaaacattttgttgataAAAGGTATTTTCTACTTGTCGGTGTGTCAGTTCCTCCACGACCTGAGACCTTGTCCTCAGTTTGTTATTTCACCGCGTTTTGAATTTTGTAGACCttctcagtgacatcatcccgTAGGTCGGTGGTACTGTGTGGattgatttgaaaatatgtCCGTGTAAAACAATAGAGTGTGAACAAAGACAGATAACACATCgccacctcctcccactgtgTAGACATGACAACACAATATCAACCTCAACGTCCAGGCGTCAGAGTCATGTTGATACACAAGcccgaccaatcatgagtcagtttcCACTGTTAATCATTTTGATATAATTTAATTAACACATGAATATACGTCAGTGCGCTTGTATttgtttagtttggtccatgtcccatttactaacatggaggatttaCAACCTGTAGTCcattcagccaccagggggctaagggcttcacttttggggatcAGTCAGGTTGTCCTTGAtgtagtctttttttttttggggccACATGAAGGCACGACTGAcgcaacagaaaagaaacaagacaGTGTTTTAACATTAGTTATTTAATTAcatcaaatatgaaaaaaaaaacatcactggTTTCTGatttcacaaatgaaaaaaaaaaagttttataatTAAGCTCCATTCATGGTCGTCATGGCAACATATTGACGTATTCAGGTACGGTTTGCCTTAGCAGTGTCATGGCTGATGAATTAAGGCGGAACTTGTTTTACTAATTCCTGTCAATCAACTCACACATGTTGAAAAGAATCTGAACTCGTCAGCAGTTCgctaaataatttatttatttatttatttattctctggAGTTTGGGTTTGAGTTTTTCTCACGAAGAAACCAGGCAGAATTTTCTCACTGTGTGAACACGAGAATCTGTTTTCAGCCTCAGAAGTGAATCTGGTTTTTcaccaaatacattttatattacaaaggaaagaaaactgcGTTACAGTTGAACAACAGAGTAAAGATTTGTCGACTGACAGCTGCTGCCGAGGATGCTGGGAGCATCCCGGTGGTTTTTGTTCTCCGCCGATGGAGGTGGAATGTTTCAGGAGCAGAGCACCGTGGGATGAGAAGGAGGGCGGGCGCTGTTTTTAAAGTAATGTGCATCTGATGAAAATGTTCAGGTGATTATTATCAGTCATCAAAAACCTcatcaagaggaaaaaaaggaaaccaaACACTGCTTCAACTGtggtttctcttctttctgATAAAGTGTAGAAACGGGCAAAAAGATGTCCAGCTCATTCTGAagccttaaaaaaaaactgattacaAACCAATCGCTGCGGACGTTTTGTTGTAAgtttaaatgtcatgtttattactgttgtgtgtgtgtgtgtgtgtgtgtgtcactgctcgttctgttgtgtgtctgtgatggtgGAGACGGCGCCCTGCCCCTTGCTGACATCACTGATACAAGCCCACTGACCGTCCATCGACTCCTTCCACAACGTCACCTAGAAAAGTACAGGTCGGTAAAAGATCACTTTCCAAACAATGAATCCAGTTCTTCATtgttgcattatgggtaaaTCTCTATGACTTTATATAAACTCTACCTTGTTGTCTCCTCCAGAAACAGCCAGTATGTTTCCAGTGATGGACCAGCTGACGTGCCAAACCACATCGTTGAACTTATGGAGCAGCTTGGCCGTCCAGGTGTTTCCTGCCGGGTCGTCACACGTCCAGATGAACACGCGTCCATCCTGGAGGACGGCACCAAGAACATGAACGTGAGAAAGTGAACGTGTCTCATTCAGTGGCAGAGACGACGTTTGGTTTCTAAGTAGCTGTAAATAAAACTCTGCCTCAGAGAATTTAAACTGAACTGGATGTGCTCTCTGGGTCCACCTAGTGGTCCCAGGGAATAACTTCACATCACACCTGACAGAGGAACCAAGACTAAATTTGtctcttttaaaataaactgcggagaaaaaaaaagagtttggaGAATTCCACATGTGTGATCTTCATATCTCATCaatgaggaagcagctgcattGACTGTGGATCATTTGATGCAGATCAATCACATGCTTTTGGGAATGTCGGAAAATAACTACTCTGACATCATATACCAGTATATAAAGAAGTCCTGATGAGAAGTAGCTCAGTCATTTTTCTGAGGAAACtggatttaaaacacatttaataccAAGTTAAAGACAAATTGCAAGTTACTTGGGGATTATTTATCATCTATCCGAGTCAACAAGAAGCCGagatgagataaaaataaaaaaggacaaTGGTGACATTGGGACtgaactataaataaataaatacataatgagACAGTTGGACTGATAATTCATCTTTCAAACTGTTTCCTTGCTTTGTTTTTGCAGCCACCATCACTGTTTGATGATGCACATCTTTGTCGATAAATGTTTAAGTGGAGAGGAGATAAAAAATCTCACCTGGGAACAACTAGCGATGGTGCTGGTGGGAAGACCAATAGATGGAGCCCAGCCGACATCTCTCACCCAATCACTGTGGGCCTCCAGCTTCTGGTCCTCCTTCCACTGACCGTCCTCCTCTCTGgaggaaaatttaaaaaaaaaaaaatacagaaaattgAATCCCTGACAAAAATGCAAGAGTTGAACAAAGAGCGCTAAGATCTCTTCAGAAAACCCAGCGTCTTCTTCATCCTTGTTAAAACCTGgtgcctacattacccacagtGCAACTCGgctttataaaacattttcatgtatgTACCACTATGACCTGTAAACAGCCTGTGATGTGTAAAATCAACAGAGTCCACTGAAACTCTTAAACTAAATACTTTACTAAACACGAACATACTTCCAGAGTTTGACCAGGTTGTCGCAGCCTCCGGAGACAAAGCGTTTGACGTAGTTTGGTTTCTGTCCTGACGGCTGATCGATGAGGCTGCCTGGAACCACAGCAGGAGCCCAGCTCACTGCGTTACAGCCGATCTGCAGGAAGATCACAACCCAGTTtataaagagacacacacattatagTGTCAAAGCAAACGGGATACAAAAATAGAGTGCAGATAAATCAGAAACAAGGAGTGTGGCACTGATAAACAGCAGATAAAGTGAATGTAAACATGCAACACTACATACaatgattaaattaaagttgGGCATTACTCAAAAGTGTGTGTCAGACTCACGGTGTGTGCGTTGCTGATCTTCTTGACGTCCCACTGCTGATCTCCAGTAAATGTGAGGAGGGAAATGGCTCCGTCTGAGCTGCCGCAGGCCAAGATAAGACCAAATTCATAGGGACCCCAGCAGACAGAGTTCACTGCAGACACACGAGTGGAGTTAAGAAAAGGACGAAGGTCTCAAGAGAACGACACAACCGTCAGAATTTACGAGTCTAATTCACCTGTCAGGACCGACATTATGTTAGTGATAAAATCTCTGTTTCCAAATGGAAGAAACAGATGAGAAGAGAAAgataaactaaatgaaaacctGGATATTTCCAGGGGAAATCCGCGAGAAGAAACAGAGTTTAAACTGTGTAGGAACGGAGCACTGAGACACAGTGAAGGACACAAGACGAGCTCAGGTGTGATGCTATTTCACACGGAGATCTACTGACCTGATGACTCATGTCCGGTGTATTCGTACATCTTGTCCCAGGATCCGTTCTCCTCCTTCCAGATGATGACTTTACGGTCGTAGGAACAGGACGCCAGGATGTTGCCAAACATCGGGTGGGCCCACGCTACCTGCCACACGGGACCCTCGTGGCTGCAACATAAATACAGAGACGTACTCAAACTGAGTTCAAAATACTCTTATGTTGTAAAATATACAGGACAGAACATCTTACACGTGGAACCAGCGTCAGATTTCAGAACATATTAAGTGGAAAATGTCATTAACTGACTAAATGTTTGGTATCATAGTTACGGGATAATAACTTATTATCTTATTGATAATATCATATAATCATATAATGATGATATAATTTATTTGCTTATTTAACTTTTACAGAAAAAACTAAGGCATAACCTTCACCGAGCCTAAACCTCACTGAAAACAACAATCTCaataagaaaatgaagaaagaggaaaaacaataaaagtagCTGTAATTTTATGTCATGTCAAAgtaacattttcagatttcGTTTCCCAGATCAGTTGGTTTCTTACCCTCTGAGGTCTGCAACCAGTATCTGACCTCCGTTTCTGACATCGAAGATCTTCACGGTGCGATCAGACGAACAGGTGGCAAGTCGAGTGCCGTAGTAATCCATCTGAGCATCGtgctgagacagaaacaaattacGTTTGGCTATTTAGGTTCAGAGGCCACTGAGTTTGACATCCAGCAGATCAAGGAGCGACATGATGATTCGTCTAAAGTGGTGTTTGTGTCGTCCTGATGAAGCTAACAACAACGTTTACTCTCTTTAAGCTGCTGAGGGAAACTTCTGGCTCTTTAACTCGAGTGAGCTGCAGGTTCTGCAGATAATTCTCATTTCACATCATCACCTCATAAAGTGTCATTATGAACGAAtcgattattattatcaatctTAAACAAATACTTTTATATTGAAAGCAACACCATGAGCAACATGAACAGACTCAAGGTTGTGATTTCTGTGATTCATCATAATTCCTGAGCATAAGATGTGTAAACGTCAACACTGGAATTCAGTCTGAGGAAACAAGAACAAATAGACGTTTCTTATGAAGGAacaattatatatttgtttttcccacaaacacaacagacgACACAGATATCAACTAATTCACATTAACAGCTGCAACTCAGCGATTTCATTTCAATCCTGATCAATTCAAAGATAATCTAAGTTCATCGATCAGTCATTTGTTCTGTTAAATATCAGCTCATACTTTATATCTGTGGAGACTAGGACGGTTTTACAGCTTCACAGAAACGGgacaaataaatagaataaaagcaTCAAATCTCTCAAGACTGCACACAGCAattggacttttattttgaaaacttggCTAACCGTTAGCTCTACTGTTTTAACGATGTTGACAAAACCAATCAGCTCAAAACGTCACGATGTTAAATGACAAACAAGCATCGTGAAGACTTGTTTAAATAACTTTGTGTTATTGTATCTGTTAACATCTTAATTCACTTAATGAAACCTGTTTTTCTAGCaacaagctaacgttagcttcaACCCGCAGAAACACAACTTACGATCATGTCCTCGTGCGACGTGTCCACCGTGTTGATGACAGAAACCTggaaaccacaaacacacacaaacaaacacacacgtcacaaTTATAAACCACTCAAACGATTAAAGTAAAACTTTAATGGTTAGCTCTCCGCTGTTAGCATGTCTGCTGTTAGCATGTCCGCTAACAGGCTAGCTTCTGTCTAACGTCCGCGGGAGGTGTTCCAGTCGTGAGCTCGTTTTAAACGCTGTCAAACTCACCATGTCTGCGGGAGAAtcacaaactgtgtttttttattcctgaaTGAATGAGACGAGCTGAGCTTCACCGCCCCGGTGCGTCCGACGTGGCAACAAGTCCAGAGCCCGATCCGTCGACTGATTCCACCGGAGGAAACAAGACACGAGAAGCAAAGGTTCCACACACcactatttttatttgattctcgTTAGAAGGTGAAAAATCAAACACGAGGAAAATCTTACACAActtttaaatgcaaataaaagagagaacacatttataataaataacaacaacaaactactTACTGCTGTTGGTAtcgtgcaaaaaaaaaacccttaaGATGTCGGGTTATAAATATTCCTTAATATAGACAGAGAGGATAAAGATCAAATCTCATCCCATaataatcttttgtttttgtgttgggcTGCATATGTTTCTCTGTTCACGCTCCATTGCTCTGTATGCTTATCTTACCGGTCTGCGGTTTATTATTATGGTGAATTTAGATTTCTGTGTGGAAATGAAAACCTAATTTAAACTGATTTGACCGTTTTGAACCTTGATTTTAACCAAATGTTTGCTCATATTCTGACACTGGCACCACTACATGAATGCTGAAGTCACATTTACGAGTTCCACTTTAAAATGAACACGTGAAACAGTTAGCGGATCCTTGTGATACTGAGTGATGACAAGTTCTGAAGCATCTTTTTTCCCCCTATGATTTCAAAGAGTATTTATGGACATGTATTCACTGTGGACATGAAAGATGATGATATAACTGCAGAGTTTAAATCCCACTTGTGAAGACTTGACTCAGTTATGTAACTTTGGAAACTTCCTCCTGTTTGGTAAAATTCACTCACGCACATTTTATTTCCCACCTCCTTGTTTCCGTCCACACGGTGGCGCTATAAACCCTTGTCCCTTCCGTCTATTTTTATCTGGAGTCTCCCGGTATCAGGTTCCTCTCCCCGGGCTCTGATCCTCTGTCCCCTGCCTCTGAAGCCTCCTCTGTCGCCATGTTGTCAGCTTGAATCTGTTGCTCCGCTTTGATTTAGTTTGATTTCTtattataaaacagaaaaaactgaagaTGTCGAATGTTTCTTATCACGTGTCCAACCTGTTGGAGAAAATGACGTCAACTGACAAAGACTTTAGGTAagaaaccgtgtgtgtgtgtgtgtgggtgtgtgtgtgtgtgtgtgtgtgtgtgtgtgtgtgtgtgtgtttatgtgtgtgtctgtgtctgacagtGAGATGACACTTTTTACTCCTGACTCTTTTAATCACTCCTGTTGTCATTTTACTACAAATAACTCATTATAACTTTtcccctttatttattttaaaacaaatgtatgtttctgtcattttactaCAAAGAAAACTTCTGTCTAGTTTTTAAATTTCTATATCTCAGTTCAATTCTATTTCATTTCAGGTGATTCAGTGATGCAgctagtaataataataataatagtcatttttaacatgtgtgtTGTAATTCTAATGCTACTGTGTTGTTTTAGTTCCTTTTAATCCTTTTCATAATACGTTTGCTTTCAAATTAATTGTATATGGGACATTTTTTAACTCGGTTCCCTAGTTTATGAAGactaatataaataaataatgccatagaagccagtagccagtcagatttacagatttattttttttattttgccatgtattttgtgaagcactttggaaccttgtttagataagtgctgtataaataaagttattattatcatcatgaTCCTGATTGCTTTTATTAAACACTTCTGTTTGTGTGGTCGGACGTTTGAGTGTCAAAACAGCACATCTGTTTACCCTCAACTCAtccatccctgtgtgtgtgtgtgtgtgtgtgtgtctccaggttCATGGCCACTAACGACCTGATGCTGGAGCTGCAGAAGGACAGCATTAAACTGGACGAGGACAGTGAGAGGAAGGTGGTGACGATGCTGCTCAAACTGCTGGAGGACAAGAACGGAGAGGTGCAGAACCTGGCAGTGAAatggtaaaaatgtatttacatttattgtgACTTCAATTTTTTATTCCAGCTATGTCATAACAGGACACAAGCGATGAATGAAGTTCATCGTAGGTGCGTTTGATTTTCAGCCTGGCCCCTCTGGTGGGTAAAGTGAAGGAGCCTCAGGTGGAGACGATGGTGGACACTCTGTGCTCCAACATGCTGTCGGACAAGGAGCAGCTCAGAGACATTTCCAGCATGGGACTGAAGACGGTGATCGCTGAGCTGCCGCTGTCGTCGACGGGTGAGGACTCAAACCGACCAATCACAATCCTCTCATCCTTCACCTGGATGTTTAAATTCACAAACCAACATTTCGTCCGTCACTTGACTTTTGAAATCAGCCTCCAGCctcttgttgtgtgtgtttccaggtttGACGACCACTGTTTGTAAGAAGATCACCTCGCAGCTGATCGGGGCCATGGGGAAACAGGAAGACGTGTCGGTTCAGTTAGAGGCTCTGGACATCCTGTCGGACATGTTGGGAAGGTAACGATTAAACTCTTTCTCCGTCGTAACAGCCGGAGATCCTCAGTCTTTTTCGTTTTTAGTGGATCTCTTTACAAACACTTCCGCAGGTCCTACATTCAGTCAGACTCTACAAcattataaatgaaaaaacaaacccctgaaatgtaaataataaatatatatctctCTCAGATTGaatgtaaagtttgtttttatttttcctccaggCTGAGCGGTGCTCTGGTGAGTTTTCACAGCTCTCTACTGTCCAGCCTCCTCCCTCAGGTAAGAAATCCTCAGACTGTAACTTCATGTGTGAACAAGGTTTAATTTATCTCCTCTAATAACGGCAATAATAATATTGACTGAAAATTCCCAGTGTTGATCACCACCTGTAAaaatttaacatatttaaaaatcaaGCATGATCTGGAATCCACGTTCCTTCTTGTTGAAACACTTCTTAACATcttaacttttcttttgttgtttgtgtcttcGCTCTTCTCAGAGTCATCCTCAGTTGTTTCATCatattatttttgtcttgttgattttattttgtcattcatCGCTcgctccctccatccttccacctcccTCTCCTTGAACTCCTTCGTTACCCATCGTCAGTTGACCAGTCCCAGGATGGCGGTCAGGAAGCGCTCCATCTTGGCCCTGGGTCACCTGGTGCCCTGCTGCAGCCCCGCCCTCTTCTCCCAGCTCACAGAGCACCTGCTGACGGAGCTGAACAAGGCTCCGCCCACCTCAGTGACCAGGACGTACATCCAGTGCCTGGCAACCATCAGTCGTCAGGGCGGCCATCGAGTCGGTGAGACGTGATCCTGCATGTGAGAGAACATCGGTTTAACATGTCATACTCATGTTTACTGGAAACCTACGTGTAGTAGTATTTGttgacacacaaagacaaataaactaAATACACTGGAtattgtactgtgtgtgtgtgtgtgtgtgtgtgtgtgtgtgtgtgtgtgtgctcttcaGGTGAACATTTAGAGAAACTGATCCCCATGGTTGTTAAGTTCACCGGCGTGGAGGATGACGAGCTGAGAGAGTATTGTTTCCAGGCCTTTGAAGCCTTTATACGcaggtagacacacacacacacacacagacacacacacacacacacacacacacacacacacacacacacacacacacttgtttccCTCCTTATTACCTGAATCTCCCCTGATCTCCAGGTGTCCAAAGGAGATGTCCCCCCACATTGCCACAGTGACTAAGCTTTGTCTTCAgttcatgacctttgacccgaACTACAACTATGACGACGATGAGCAGGACGAGGAAGACAGCATGGACATCGAGGACGGACTCGACGAAGGTCTGTGTGAAAacctctgttttctcttcccATCGTGTAGTGGAGCCGCCCACGCAtacgctcgaccaatcaggcgtccagctgtcaatcatgatgatTGTATCACCAAATAActatgataatataataatataataataatataataataataacaactaattcaaaccaaacatgaaca includes:
- the sec13 gene encoding protein SEC13 homolog encodes the protein MVSVINTVDTSHEDMIHDAQMDYYGTRLATCSSDRTVKIFDVRNGGQILVADLRGHEGPVWQVAWAHPMFGNILASCSYDRKVIIWKEENGSWDKMYEYTGHESSVNSVCWGPYEFGLILACGSSDGAISLLTFTGDQQWDVKKISNAHTIGCNAVSWAPAVVPGSLIDQPSGQKPNYVKRFVSGGCDNLVKLWKEEDGQWKEDQKLEAHSDWVRDVGWAPSIGLPTSTIASCSQDGRVFIWTCDDPAGNTWTAKLLHKFNDVVWHVSWSITGNILAVSGGDNKVTLWKESMDGQWACISDVSKGQGAVSTITDTQQNEQ